The Mycobacterium avium subsp. avium genomic sequence TCCGGCCGGTCGGTCTTGTTGACCACCAGGATCACCGGCAGGTGCGCGGCCAGCGCCTTGCGCAGCACGAACCGGGTCTGCGGCAGCGGCCCCTCCGAGGCGTCGACCAGCAGCAGCACCCCGTCCACCATGGACAGCCCGCGCTCCACCTCGCCGCCGAAGTCGGCGTGCCCGGGGGTGTCGATGACGTTGATGACCGTGACGCTGCCGTCGGGGTGGTGGCGGTGCACGGCGGTGTTCTTGGCCAGGATGGTGATGCCCTTTTCCTTCTCCAGGTCACCGCTGTCCAGGATGCGCTCCTGGGTGTCGTCGCCGCGGTGGTGCAGCGCCCCGGACTGCCGCAGCATCGCGTCCACCAGGGTGGTCTTGCCGTGGTCGACGTGGGCGACGATGGCGACGTTGCGAAATGGCACGTCGGAGATTCTGGCAGCGCGGGGCCACCGATAGCGAACCGGCTGGATAACCCGGGCCGCTCGGGTCCGCTCGTCGAGTGTGAATCCTGGGCGTTTCAGTGTGCATCCTGGGCGGGCCCCATCGGCGTGTCGCCTACCTGGCTGCACACTGAACGCCGGGGCGCGCTGTCTTACCAGCCGCGGCGGCGCGGCGCCGTGCCCACCAATTGGTCCTTGGCCGCCACCTCGCGGCTGCGGTAGACGATGTAGGGCCGGAACAGGTAGACGACCGGGGCGCTGAACACGTGCACCAGCCGAGTGAACGGCCACAGCGTGAACAGCACCATGCCGATCAGGGCGTGCAACTGGTAGTCCAGCGGCGCGTTGACCATCACCTCGCCGTGCGGCTGCAGGATCCAGATGCGGCGGAACCACAACCCCACGGTGTAGCGGTAGTGGAACTCCCCGCCGTGCGGGCCGGTGCCGATCAGGTCGCAGTACAGGCCGACCACGATGGCCAGCACCAGCACCACGTACATCACCTTGTCGCTGCGGGTGGTGGCCGCCGACACCGCCGGGCGGGTGAAGCGGCGGTAGATCAGCAGCCCGACGCCGGCCAGGGTGGCGAAGCCGGCGGCCGACCCGGCGATGACGGCCTGCATGTGGTAGAGGTGGTCGCTCATCTTCAGCATGTGCGTCACCCGCGGCGGGATGAACAACCCCATCACGTGTCCGGCGAACACGGCCAGGATGCCGAAGTGGAAGATCGGGCTGGCGATGCTCAGCAGCCGCGACTCGTAGATTTGCGACGACCGCGACGTCCAGCCGAACTTGTCGTAGCGGTAGCGCCACCAGGTGCCCACGATCAGCACCGACAGCGTGACGTAGGGCGAGATGTCCCAGAACAGGACGTTGCTAAACACCGGGGGTTCCTTCGGCTCGAGGTGGCACGGTCAAGGTAAACGGTTGCAGCCCAACGGCTTCCGCGGGCGGGCCGGCCTCTAACAGTTGACGGGCCAGCCGCTCGGCGCGGCGCGCCTCCTGATCGGTTGCCGCGGGCAGGGTCTGGCAGACGGCCGCGACGGCCGGCTCGTACGGCGACTTGGCGTCGGCCAGGGCGCAGCGCAGCACGTCGATCGGCACCCGATGCGCGATCAACAGCCGCCGCCCGGCGTCGGGGTCGACGGTGGCGGCGAATTCGAGCACCACGGTCAGGTGGTCGGGCGCCTCGTTGCTGGGCGGCTGCACGCCCGCCTCGCGGTAGGCGGTGGCGAAGGCCAGCATCTCGCGGCCGCGGTTGCGGGTGTCCCCGGCGGTCCAGTAGGTCAGGTACATGGTGGCGCGCCGGCGCATGTCGAAGGTCGCGACGTAGTCCATGGCCGCGGCCATCGGTTCGCGGCCGCGCAGCGCCGCGGCCGTCTGCCCGAGCAGCGCGCCGGCCGGGCCGCTGACATGGCCGAGCAACTCTTCCACGGTGTCCAGCCTCCCGCCGAACCCGTCGTCGGGGTAGGCCAGCAGCAGCGACGCCGCCTGCCACACCAGGCGATCCTGCATCACCCGGCTGCTGGAGCGCTCCCGCAGCGCCGACAGCAGCCTCATCGCCGCTGCGCCTCGGGGAACATGCCGGCGGGCACCTGGCCGCCGTCCCAGTTCAGCAGGTTCACCCGCGGCCGGGTGCTGCCGGGCTCTGCCTCGGTGGGGCCGCCGCGCTGCTTGAGGGCGTGGAAGGTCTCCACGGTCACCGGCTCCGACTCGTACATGCCCGGCCCGCCGTCGCCGGTCAACGAGCAGCCCATCTGCTCGAGGTCGCGGGCCTGCGGCGCGAACGCCGTCGGGATGACATAGCGCTCTTCGTATTTCGCGATGGCCAGCAACCGGTACATCTCGTAGATCTGTTCCTCGGTCATGCCCACCGAATGCGGGATGTGCGGCTGGGTTTCGCGGCCGAGGTTGATGTCGCGCATGTAGGAGCGCATCGCCGCCAGCCGCCGCAACACGCCCTCGACCACCGCGGTGTCACCGGCGGTGAACAGCTCGGCCAGGTATTGCATCGGGATGCGCAGCGCGTCCAGCGCGCCGAACAGGTTGCCCAGGTCCTCGCCGTCGTGGCCGTCGCGGCTGACCGCGTCGACCACCGGCGACAGCGGCGGGATGTACCACACCATCGGCATGGTCCGGTATTCCGGGTGCAGCGGCAGCGCCACCCGATAGGTGTGGATCAGCGCGTACACCGGGGAACGCTGCGCGGCCTCGATCCACTCGTCGGGAATGCCCTGCGCCCGCGCGCCCGCGATGACGTCAGTGTCGTTGGGGTCCAACAGGATATCGCACTGCGCCCGGTAGAGGTCGGTGTCGTTTTCCACCGACGCCGCCTCGAGTACCCGGTCCATGTCGTAGAGCACCACACCCAGATAGCGCAGCCGGCCCACGCAGGTCTCCGAGCAGATGGTGGGCAGCCCCACCTCCATCCGCGGATAGCACAGCGTGCACTTCTCGGCCTTGCCCGTCTTGTGGTTGAAATACACCTTCTTGTAAGGACATCCGGACACACACATCCGCCAGCCGCGGCAGCGGTCCTGATCGACCAGCACGATGCCGTCCTCGCTGCGCTTGTACATCGCGCCCGACGGGCACGAGGCCACACAGGACGGGTTGAGGCAGTGCTCGCAGATCCGGGGCAGGTAGAACATGAAGGTCTGCTCGAGCGAGAGTTTCACCTCTTCGCTGACCTTCTTCAGGATCGGGTCCTCGGCCAGGATCTCCGGCGACCCGGCCAGGTTGTCGTCCCAGTTCGGTCCCCAGGACACCTTCATCGGCTCGCCGCTGATCAGGCTTTTCGGCGCGGCCGTTGGGAAGGTGTCACCGGCGGGTGCGGTGGTCAGGTTCTCGTACTCGTAGGTCCACGGCTCGTAGTAGTCGCCGATCACCGGCAGCTTGGGATTGGCGAAGATGCGCAGCAGCTTTTGGAAACGGCCGCCGTCACGCAATCGCAGCCGGCCCCGCTTGTCGCGGATCCAGCCGCCACGCCACCGCTCCTGGTCCTCGTAGGTGCGCGGATAGCCTTGTCCCGGACGGGTTTCGACGTTGTTGAACCACACGTATTCGGTGCCCGACCGGTTGGTCCAGGCCTGCTTGCAGGTCACCGAGCAGGTGTGGCAGCCGATGCACTTGTCGAGGTTCATCACCATCGCCAGCTGCGCCATGACCTTCATGTCAGTACACCACCTCTTGGCTGCGACGACGGACGATCGTCACCTCGTCGCGCTGGTTGCCGGTCGGTCCCAGGTAGTTGAACGCGAACGCGTGCTGGGCGTACCCGCCGGCCAGGTGGCTGGGCTTGATCCGCACCCGGGTCAGCGCGTTGTGGTTGCCGCCGCGCTTGTCGTTGGTTTCGGTGCGCGGGGTGTCCACGGTGCGCTCCTGGACGTGATAGACGTACACCACCCCGTCGGGCATCCGGTGGCTGACGATGGCCCGGCACACGTAGATGCCGTTGGCGTTGACTGCCTCGACCCAATCATTGTCGCGCACTTGGATTTTCGCCGCGTCTCCCGGGCTCATCCACATGGTTGGGCCGCCGCGGGACAGCGACAGCATGTACAGGTTGTCCTGGTAGGTGGAGTGGAACGACCACTTCGAGTGCGGGGTCAGATACCGCACGGTGAGCTCGATTCCGTCCTCGCATGCGCCCAGCCGCGGCTGGCCGAACAACCGCGCCATGTCCAGCGGCGGTCGGAACACCGGCAGATGCTCGCCGAGTTCCTCGACCCAGTCGTGCGCCAGGTAGAAGTGCATCCGTCCGGTCAGCGTGTGGAACGGCTTGAGGTTCTCGATGTTGATGGTGAACGGCGCATACCGGCGGCCACCCGTCTCGCTGCCCGACCATTCCGGGCTGGTGACCACCGGAACCGGCCGCGCCTGGGTGTC encodes the following:
- the narJ gene encoding nitrate reductase molybdenum cofactor assembly chaperone, producing the protein MRLLSALRERSSSRVMQDRLVWQAASLLLAYPDDGFGGRLDTVEELLGHVSGPAGALLGQTAAALRGREPMAAAMDYVATFDMRRRATMYLTYWTAGDTRNRGREMLAFATAYREAGVQPPSNEAPDHLTVVLEFAATVDPDAGRRLLIAHRVPIDVLRCALADAKSPYEPAVAAVCQTLPAATDQEARRAERLARQLLEAGPPAEAVGLQPFTLTVPPRAEGTPGV
- the narI gene encoding respiratory nitrate reductase subunit gamma gives rise to the protein MFSNVLFWDISPYVTLSVLIVGTWWRYRYDKFGWTSRSSQIYESRLLSIASPIFHFGILAVFAGHVMGLFIPPRVTHMLKMSDHLYHMQAVIAGSAAGFATLAGVGLLIYRRFTRPAVSAATTRSDKVMYVVLVLAIVVGLYCDLIGTGPHGGEFHYRYTVGLWFRRIWILQPHGEVMVNAPLDYQLHALIGMVLFTLWPFTRLVHVFSAPVVYLFRPYIVYRSREVAAKDQLVGTAPRRRGW
- the narH gene encoding nitrate reductase subunit beta; its protein translation is MKVMAQLAMVMNLDKCIGCHTCSVTCKQAWTNRSGTEYVWFNNVETRPGQGYPRTYEDQERWRGGWIRDKRGRLRLRDGGRFQKLLRIFANPKLPVIGDYYEPWTYEYENLTTAPAGDTFPTAAPKSLISGEPMKVSWGPNWDDNLAGSPEILAEDPILKKVSEEVKLSLEQTFMFYLPRICEHCLNPSCVASCPSGAMYKRSEDGIVLVDQDRCRGWRMCVSGCPYKKVYFNHKTGKAEKCTLCYPRMEVGLPTICSETCVGRLRYLGVVLYDMDRVLEAASVENDTDLYRAQCDILLDPNDTDVIAGARAQGIPDEWIEAAQRSPVYALIHTYRVALPLHPEYRTMPMVWYIPPLSPVVDAVSRDGHDGEDLGNLFGALDALRIPMQYLAELFTAGDTAVVEGVLRRLAAMRSYMRDINLGRETQPHIPHSVGMTEEQIYEMYRLLAIAKYEERYVIPTAFAPQARDLEQMGCSLTGDGGPGMYESEPVTVETFHALKQRGGPTEAEPGSTRPRVNLLNWDGGQVPAGMFPEAQRR